Below is a window of Pocillopora verrucosa isolate sample1 chromosome 6, ASM3666991v2, whole genome shotgun sequence DNA.
TACGCATTTCATCATATAGGGTTCCCCCCTCCTTTGCAAGATTCCTCTGAATACTTCAGTCACGCCTTGTGTACACCAGAGCGAAACGGTGAAGATCTGTCGCAATGGACTGACTCGATGCTGTAGTGGATAGGCTATTTAGAGGTCATTTCCTTTGCGTGCCTGCTTCCATTTTAGTTACCTTCGGGGTTCATCCAATATGGCTACAAGCAAAGCAAAAACCATTGATGATATTGATGATTTTAAAGAAATGCTTGAAGTGATGACAGCCCTTGAAATTTCATCGGGAGGATTAAAGACGTTAGACGAGATGAAAAGTCGAGTAAAGTCTGAATTAGAACAGCTTCCTAACATCCCCAGTTGGACTGCTGGTCAGGTAAGCGTTTTGTATATCGAAAAAAAATGTCTCTATAATTTTCTAGAACGCTGTTTCTCATCTCAAATTTTTTAGAGGATGCCAAACGGTGACATCGTTGTCGAACTTTTCTTTGTGTCGTCAATAAACAGATATGAATTTAACTCTGGGTTTTACTCGCTCCCGTTTTTGGGCCTgtatttctaaattttaaacTCCATTTAAACAATTCATCACGCATGAGATTACCATCATTAACTCCTCATACAATTTTTCACAAACTTTCACGTGTTTGTGAGGTATGGAGTGCAAACGTTTTTGTCGCTAACTGTCACAATTAACCTCAAAATTTAAAGTGGTTTGGGTAGCTTTTTAAGGGTTTCCAATGCTAGTCAGAGCACGAAAAGAAACATGCGAAAAGGGACTCACGAAGGAAGCCTTATTAGAGCGACGAAACATTTTGAATTGGAATTCATAACGATGTGATCCAAGCAGGACATTGGGAGGACACGAATAAAGCTTGTAAATCAAAGGCCGTTTGGCAATTCAGTTAAGATGCTTTTCGAGTGTTCTTCTAACATTCCAAATTACTTTATTCCCTTATAAAACccggaaaatattttattgccTTTATGAAATTATCATAGAGAGAGAACAATAAATGTACCAGCTATTCTGTGATTTAGTCGCTGATTTTTTCATTAGATCCGCTAAGAACAACTAAAACCAATATCAGTTAATTAATATATATCTACTGCGAGAAAATGAACTACAGGCGAGCAGCAACGACTGCATTGATAAATAAGATGGCACCACGACCTAAGCGAAATCGTACTGAAAACTTAGAAAAACTTTTCGTATGCAAATTGAAgcaaaaactttaatttgttaCGGTACACTGACTACTTCGAAGTAAACGACGAAAACGCGAAACTTGCTAGTTCgtgagtgttttttttattttgtatgttTCTTCAGCATAACGGTTCTTTGCACAGATTCAACTCGAGAAATTTTTCCCTTCTTGTGATGTTCATGATAAATTCCTAAAAAAATTCGGTTTCGCTGAATTATGACTGATGAAGAGGAGCAAATTAAAACACGACATGCTGAGCCATGGGCAGAATCTCAATCGCCGTCAATTAATTTTACTCACGATGcagtattttcctttcatttaaattCTCTCACTTCTTCCATTTGAATCAGCGGTTTTACTGAGCCTTCCACAGAGTCAAAAGTGAGAGCTATAAAAAGCTTGCACctggtaaaaatttaaaattgcaaaCTCATATCGTTGACGATAAACAAACGGAATCGTTTCGAACTCCAACCTaatgattttctttgttatgtGGAGAAGATCTTAGGAAAATTTTCGAAGAAAATGCTCCTTTAAGTTATTGCTACTTAAgaactgaagaaatgaaaaaagtaacTTTCGTTTTTTAGCTCCATTATTATTCAGACTAGAGTGCAACCGTCCCATTGCAATTTGAACCATCGTCTTGttcataaaataaaagttactttATCAGAGGAACGTTAGTGTATGAATAGTCCTCTTTCATCCGAATTCAACTTTCCAATGCTTTGATTATCCCTGCGGATGTTTCTGTTATAATAAAACAAGCTTGGACAATGGATTGATTGATCCGATGATGCTTGCTGCGTACAGTTCTTCTATGAAATACAATAATGACTGCTGAAACCTTTCAAGTATCATTCTCAGTCACGATACCAGAATCTCTCCTAAACAGTTACAATTTCACTATACAAAACAGCCATTTCTTGTACATTTACATGCGAACTTCTCTTTTATCCGTAGGCCTTCTCtgttttatcaaaaataaaagagCAAGATGCCAAGGTTAAAGAATTCCTGCTGAGCTTTTACCACGAAGTTGAAACGTGTTATGATGATCTAGATGACAAAATTCAAACTCTGCTGCAGAAAAAAATGGGtgatgtaaaggaaaaaatgaaaaaccatcagataaaaaataaaacaagaagatTACTGCCTTCTAGTGGCAGGTACATTTAATTGTATTATTTCTTTGAGGTCTTGTAAAAAAGTATGTGTTGTTTGGGGTTGAGAAAAGAGCAGAGAGATTtgttatgaattaaaaacagtttatGCACCCATTTCCatgggaaaaaattttaacctgTCCTAAAATACCGATTGCACCCACTcctttcatgaaaatatttcatactCAGAGGTGAAGAGCAGCCTATCATATTATACTTCATACCTCAGCAACAACACAGAGAAAGAGCCTAATTACACAGGATTGTTACAACTCCAAATTGTTAGTAGACCAGTGCTGTTTGAATAACCATGACCACCGATGTGTTTCATTTAAAGGTGAAACTGGATCTGGAAAAAGCAGTTTGATTAATCTCATTCTTGGGGAAGAGCTTCTTCCCTATTCTATTCTAAGCATCACGTCCACCATATGCGAGTTGAAATACGGAGATGAACGTAGAATTGTTGCCCACTATAAAGACAAAGACCCGGAAACGTTATTGCCCACGAAAACTTTCAACTTGGTTGAGCCTAAAGCTTCTGGAAAAAGTTACCATGACCAGATCTTTCCATTTGTCCAGAGTGGTCGGGAAATAGGCTCAGTTTACAAGAAGGTAGAACTCTTCTGGCCTCACAAACTTTTGAAGGTACCATTGTCTAGTTTTGTTTGTATCTCGGTTTGGATGTAATATTTACTTATGAACTTTTTAAATCGTGAAGTGAAAAGCAGAAATATAAATCCAAAGGATCTTCAGAACACCCTTCTCGcgataaatttcaatttctttgcgAGTATGATTATACAATCGATTTCAAAAACGTCAGCACCTTAAAAGTACGATCTATGAATGATGAGACCTAAAGGCTTTATTGGAAATGCTCGCACAGTTACATAatcagtgtttttctttctcattatTTATGGAAAACCTTTCTTCCAGATAATTCTTTTCTTCCAGGAAGGCGTGGATGGCTTTTCTCATTCACTATGTGCAACTAATTTTAGTTATCATCCACATGTATACCAGTGAAGCCGTTGGGTCTTATCGTTCATTCCTAAGCCTTTTtaggtgtcaacgtttttgaaaTCGAGTTTATGTAATTGTTATTACAATTAGGCACTTTCAACTATGTAGGAGAAAATAGCCTTAGAATATCACTGGTTCGTTTTCAGAATGGAGTTGTTATCATTGACAGTCCCGGTGTTGGCGAGTCTGAAATCATGGATGAAATAGTTAGAGAGTATCTGCCTGAGGCCTTTGCATttatttatgtcatcaactGCACAAAGGAAATACAATTTGCAATAGCTTTTCATCAGCATCTGTTATAGGTGTATCGGAAACACGCCGTGCTCAGCGTGGAACATTCCGACGCAAGTCATGATCATAACTCAAAGCAAGttaaaaaactacaacaaaactCGCAGGATCTCTTTAAGGAAGATAAAAAGGTTCTCAACTCTGATTGATTTATCTCTGGTGTAACATCAAAACGAGTTAAATTTGACTTTCTTTCCACATTTCATCAGTCATTTGATAGCAGTCACATGAAAGATACATTTGTATTTTATTATGACAAATGATAGATTTATGAAAAATCAAAGTGACTACTGATTCGAAATCATAGTGATTCAAAATGAAAGGATTACAAGACAAAGTAACCTTATATGGTAAATTACAGTTGGGAAAGTTGCTGGAGGGCGTCAAAGAAAAACGCAAGGAAGAAGAGTTTACATCCACCTGTGCTTTGTTCGTGTGTCACAAGTGGgatcaagtgaaagaaaaaaaagaagaaaagaaagttgaGAACCATGTCATCGAAAAGTTAAAGAATTTCTATCCTGGTATTGTCCCAGAGAAACAGGTCGTTCAAATGTCAACGAAGAATGCTAGCATAGCCCAAAACTACGGGATCGTAACCAAAAGATTTGTTTCTCTGATAAATTGTATGAGATCTATGGTTTTAAGAAGCGTCAAAGCCAGGCTGGAATTTTATTGGAGGTAAGCACCTAACTGTTAGTATTCTCCTATAGTCATATGTTCATATGCATCGGTTAATGCGAGGTGAAAAGAAACACAACCAGTGTTTCTTTTTGGAGTGTAGTAGAAAATTGGCGAACGGGGTAAGTAGTTGCacgaaacatttcaaaataggTAAGTAGCATTACATGGTCTGAATCAATGCCGAAGCAAAGGTTTTTGCTCATTAATAGAAGCTTTCAAGGGGTCAGTAAAACAGTTGTTGTCTACATTTGTATCGCCTCGACAACACTCTGTTGATCCTTGGTATTGTGTTTGTTTCATTAGATGGCTATATGGACTTCTTTCTCAAATAGTTTACCACGCAAAGGTCCATATGAAAAATACTACAAGAGAACAGGAAGAAATCCTGAAATTAATTAACTCTGTTAGCGTTCGTTTGAGTTACatcgaagaaaaacaaaatgaagtcATGAAAGACCTCCGCAACCATCTGGAGAGTCGAACCAAGAGTGCAGTAAAAACCCTTTCCGATTATCTTTGTTCGGATGATATAAGATCGCAATTTACCTCGTGGACCTCGGATAAGGTACCAAAGACAGAGTCATCTTGGGAGGTGACAGAGAGCAACATCACAAAGGTGATGGAAAACCGCCTGCAAGAGATCATAAAACGTTGGGAAGAAGACAACCATGTGTTTACAGATACTCGTGAGTCTCTTGTTCGGCACTTCAAGGAACGGTGCAATTTTCTTGAAGGAGAACTCCGTATTCTACAGGAAGCTCTATTATCTGACGAAATCATGCCACAAGATCATAGTGAAACAGGCTTCGGACTCACCATAAAGGACAACATTGCCATTTTTGTTACAAGCCCTATCTGGGTTCCCCTTTCTCTCATTGTCTTGGTGGTTGGTGCCCCTAAGGTTGGCGTAATGGCGATTATGAGCAAGTTGGAGGACAAAAGAAGGATCAGGAAATATGACGAAGACAAGTGTGCTTTCATGAGACAAGCATCCACCGAATACTTGAATGAAGTTACTAAAAAAGAAGATGTGCTCATGAACTTCGTGAAGGACCAACTGAAAGATGCCGCTCTGTGTCTGAAGCAAATTGAAGC
It encodes the following:
- the LOC131775126 gene encoding LOW QUALITY PROTEIN: uncharacterized protein (The sequence of the model RefSeq protein was modified relative to this genomic sequence to represent the inferred CDS: deleted 1 base in 1 codon; substituted 1 base at 1 genomic stop codon), with protein sequence MATSKAKTIDDIDDFKEMLEVMTALEISSGGLKTLDEMKSRVKSELEQLPNIPSWTAGQAFSVLSKIKEQDAKVKEFLLSFYHEVETCYDDLDDKIQTLLQKKMGDVKEKMKNHRXKIKQEDYCLLVAGETGSGKSSLINLILGEELLPYSILSITSTICELKYGDERRIVAHYKDKDPETLLPTKTFNLVEPKASGKSYHDQIFPFVQSGREIGSVYKKVELFWPHKLLKNGVVIIDSPGVGESEIMDEIVREYLPEAFAFIYLGKLLEGVKEKRKEEEFTSTCALFVCHKWDQVKEKKEEKKVENHVIEKLKNFYPGIVPEKQVVQMSTKNASIAQNYGIVTKRFVSLINCMRSMVLRSVKARLEFYWRWLYGLLSQIVYHAKVHMKNTTREQEEILKLINSVSVRLSYIEEKQNEVMKDLRNHLESRTKSAVKTLSDYLCSDDIRSQFTSWTSDKVPKTESSWEVTESNITKVMENRLQEIIKRWEEDNHVFTDTRESLVRHFKERCNFLEGELRILQEALLSDEIMPQDHSETGFGLTIKDNIAIFVTSPIWVPLSLIVLVVGAPKVGVMAIMSKLEDKRRIRKYDEDKCAFMRQASTEYLNEVTKKEDVLMNFVKDQLKDAALCLKQIEARIPELIEADHTLCKQLLEEKKSTKDVRDTYIPILDAASEIRGRLAVFGLEEGLAAGISSEILDLKGQSDCLGRGAFASVYRGMMKTENGDEQTVAVKIFTESLKADNACDIVDEIEFLEKLKHPNVVTFHGTSLLKEDGETRVILVMEYCKENLKNRIFSNPERAPAKSKNIDAKTDACQWIKQIVTALSFIHDQKVVHRDLKLGNILLSATNEVKITDVGVSKDVNKITGTLAGTPAYVAPEVFHSQLYDTKADIYSLGIILWEMWYGQQAFREFSDIPSHVALFNMVDEGLRPKHVKGCNEPPRRWKDLMERCWNKKPAERPSASHCLKEAIELHREAMEVL